From Danaus plexippus chromosome 11, MEX_DaPlex, whole genome shotgun sequence, the proteins below share one genomic window:
- the LOC116765843 gene encoding ubiquitin carboxyl-terminal hydrolase-like, with protein MAVSLPMEANPETMNKYLQRLGVSNKWRMVDVMGLEGDPLKWVPRPVLAVILLFPLSEHYERHRSQQENELQIKPQQPPKDVFHLKQVLSNVCGTIALVHSIANNINTIDLEDGILKDYLKSASGLDAAAKGALLENSTHIFRAYEEVLNSANNPANEDSEPVNNHFITFIHKNGNLYELDGRKSIPINHGPTTPETLLDDSAKICLEFIAREPDNIGFNVVALVPAQ; from the coding sequence ATGGCTGTTTCTTTGCCTATGGAAGCAAATCCTGAAACTATGAACAAATACCTTCAGAGGCTTGGCGTTTCTAACAAATGGCGTATGGTTGATGTTATGGGTTTAGAAGGTGATCCTTTAAAATGGGTGCCACGGCCAGTTCTCGctgttatacttttatttccgCTTTCTGAGCATTATGAAAGACATCGCTCTCAGCAGGAGAACGAGCTACAAATCAAACCTCAGCAACCTCCTAAGGACGTGTTCCATTTAAAACAAGTGCTCAGTAATGTGTGTGGGACAATTGCTCTAGTGCACAGTATcgctaataatattaataccatCGATTTAGAAGatggtattttaaaagattactTGAAGTCCGCTTCAGGCTTGGACGCAGCAGCTAAAGGCGCTCTTTTGGAGAATTCAACACATATTTTTAGGGCATATGAGGAAGTTTTAAACTCAGCGAATAATCCTGCAAATGAAGACAGCGAACCTGTGaacaatcattttattacatttatccATAAGAATGGTAATCTTTATGAGTTGGATGGTCGTAAGTCAATACCTATTAACCACGGCCCAACGACTCCGGAAACTCTGTTGGATGACTCTGCCAAAATTTGCCTGGAATTCATAGCTCGCGAGCCAGATAATATAGGTTTTAATGTCGTTGCCCTCGTTCCTgctcaataa